A single genomic interval of Deltaproteobacteria bacterium harbors:
- a CDS encoding sigma-70 family RNA polymerase sigma factor: MPPFERVVAENGPALLRFCAAQLGPARAEDCFQETMLAALRAYRELRDPGAVRAWLFAIAARKVVDAHRASARAPQPVADPEPLAAAKPAAPRDPALWAQVRRLPAKQRQAVVLRYLGDLSHREIAAVMATSEAAARRNVFEGLARLRQELARE, from the coding sequence GCGTGGTCGCGGAGAACGGGCCCGCGCTGCTGCGCTTCTGTGCCGCGCAGCTCGGGCCCGCACGCGCCGAGGACTGCTTCCAGGAGACGATGCTCGCGGCGCTGCGGGCCTACCGCGAGCTGCGCGACCCGGGCGCCGTCCGCGCCTGGCTCTTCGCGATCGCCGCGCGCAAGGTGGTCGACGCCCACCGCGCGAGCGCGCGGGCGCCGCAGCCGGTGGCGGACCCGGAGCCGCTGGCCGCCGCGAAGCCGGCCGCCCCGCGCGACCCGGCGCTGTGGGCGCAGGTGCGGCGGCTGCCGGCGAAGCAGCGCCAGGCGGTGGTGCTGCGCTACCTCGGCGATCTCTCGCACCGCGAGATCGCCGCCGTGATGGCGACCAGCGAGGCCGCGGCGCGCCGCAACGTCTTCGAGGGCCTCGCGCGGCTGCGGCAGGAGCTCGCCCGGGAGTAG